A single Triticum dicoccoides isolate Atlit2015 ecotype Zavitan chromosome 2A, WEW_v2.0, whole genome shotgun sequence DNA region contains:
- the LOC119353868 gene encoding protein SPIRAL1-like 1, whose protein sequence is MSRGGSAGGGQSSLGYLFGDGEPAKPAAAPAAKPAPAEKPAPAAADVAKQIPAGIPGSRANNYYRADGQNTGNFLTDRPSTKVHAAPGGGSSLGYLFGGK, encoded by the exons ATGAGTCGTGGCGGGAGTGCTGGTGGTGGTCAAAGTTCTCTGGGTTACCTGTTTGGAGATGGTGAGCCTGCAAAGCCCGCTGCAGCACCAGCTGCGAAGCCCGCACCTGCTGAGAAACCAGCACCGGCAGCTGCTGATGTAGCCAAGCAGATTCCAGCTGGCATTCCAGGTAGCCGGGCGAACAACTACTACCGTGCAGATGGCCAGAACACGGGCAACTTCCTTACG GACCGTCCTTCAACCAAGGTTCATGCTGCTCCTGGCGGTGGCTCCTCCCTGGGCTACTTGTTTGGCGGAAAGTGA